A single window of Candidatus Glassbacteria bacterium DNA harbors:
- the dxs gene encoding 1-deoxy-D-xylulose-5-phosphate synthase: MDVRPGPRLEKINGPDDVKRLQVEELEELCQEIREYLVSVVCTCGGHLAPNLGVAELTVALHHVYDLPADKIVWDVGHQCYVHKILTGRREAFRKLRQEGGVSGFPDPGESPCDAYVTGHASTSISAAIGYASARDLAKENFRVVAVIGDGALTGGLAYEGMNNAGASGRDILVILNDNQMSISPNVGAFSRYLNNIILDPRYNKLKKEIWDMTGKLPVGKEEVRGFAHKLEESLKNMVLPGMLFEELGFRYYGPVDGHNVGELVTTLQSVKDLDGPVLLHVLTKKGKGYVHAEENPTRFHGTPAFDIETGRSKPSQIPSYSRFFGDAAVELAENNPRILAITAAMPDGTGLDLFRDRIADRFFDVGIAEQHAVTFAAGMAKVGARPLVAIYSTFLQRAFDMTIIDVALQELPVVFALDRAGIVGDDGPTHNGVFDLGFMSMIPNMIVTAPKDEVELRDLLYTAFLQDKAPFSIRYPRGSGVGLIRSLRFREAPVGTWEMLEDGADVAVLATGSMVYPAMWASKLLAKDGIKAAVINCRYIKPLDEQMLDQLLDQFETIVTVEENLLTGGFGSQVALYAASRLRPGSRIFHLGIPDRFIKQARRNVILDRLGLSPAGIHSFVKSAIAERVNEHSVKG, translated from the coding sequence TTGGACGTCAGGCCGGGCCCCAGGCTTGAAAAAATAAATGGTCCCGACGACGTGAAGAGACTCCAGGTCGAAGAACTCGAAGAGCTCTGCCAGGAGATCAGGGAGTATCTAGTCAGCGTAGTCTGCACCTGCGGAGGCCACCTGGCCCCAAATCTCGGCGTGGCGGAACTGACTGTCGCCCTGCACCACGTTTACGACCTGCCGGCGGACAAGATCGTCTGGGATGTCGGCCACCAGTGCTATGTCCACAAGATCCTCACCGGCCGCCGCGAGGCGTTCCGCAAGCTGCGCCAGGAGGGCGGAGTCAGCGGGTTCCCGGACCCCGGGGAAAGTCCGTGCGACGCCTATGTCACCGGGCACGCCAGCACCTCGATCAGCGCGGCTATCGGTTATGCCTCCGCCCGCGACCTGGCGAAGGAAAATTTCCGGGTCGTGGCCGTGATCGGCGATGGCGCCCTGACCGGCGGACTGGCTTACGAGGGAATGAACAACGCCGGCGCCAGCGGGCGCGATATCCTGGTGATCCTCAACGACAACCAGATGTCGATTTCCCCGAATGTCGGCGCGTTCTCGCGTTACCTCAACAACATCATCCTCGACCCGCGTTATAACAAGCTGAAAAAGGAAATCTGGGACATGACCGGCAAGCTGCCGGTGGGCAAGGAAGAGGTCCGCGGATTCGCCCACAAGCTCGAGGAGTCGCTTAAAAACATGGTTCTGCCCGGGATGCTGTTCGAGGAGCTGGGATTCCGCTATTACGGGCCGGTGGACGGGCATAATGTCGGCGAGTTGGTAACGACCCTGCAGTCGGTCAAGGATCTCGACGGGCCGGTGCTGCTGCACGTGCTGACCAAGAAGGGCAAGGGCTACGTGCATGCCGAGGAAAACCCGACCCGTTTTCACGGCACTCCGGCGTTCGATATCGAAACCGGCCGCAGCAAACCGTCGCAGATACCAAGCTACTCCAGATTTTTCGGCGACGCCGCGGTCGAGCTGGCGGAGAACAACCCGCGCATCCTGGCGATCACGGCCGCCATGCCCGACGGTACCGGTCTGGACCTGTTCCGCGACCGGATCGCCGACCGCTTCTTCGACGTTGGTATCGCCGAGCAGCACGCGGTCACTTTTGCCGCCGGAATGGCCAAGGTGGGCGCGCGCCCGCTGGTGGCGATCTACTCTACGTTTCTCCAGCGCGCGTTCGACATGACGATCATAGACGTGGCGTTGCAGGAACTGCCGGTGGTGTTTGCCCTCGACCGCGCCGGGATTGTCGGCGATGACGGCCCGACTCACAACGGTGTGTTCGACCTCGGCTTCATGAGCATGATCCCCAACATGATTGTCACCGCGCCCAAGGACGAAGTGGAACTGCGCGACCTGCTCTACACTGCCTTCCTCCAGGACAAGGCGCCGTTCAGTATCCGCTACCCGCGCGGCAGCGGCGTGGGCCTGATCCGCAGCCTTCGCTTCCGCGAGGCTCCGGTGGGTACGTGGGAGATGCTGGAGGACGGCGCCGACGTGGCCGTGCTGGCTACCGGCTCGATGGTTTATCCGGCGATGTGGGCCAGTAAGCTGCTGGCCAAGGACGGGATCAAGGCCGCTGTAATCAACTGCCGCTATATCAAGCCGCTCGACGAGCAGATGCTGGATCAGCTGCTCGACCAGTTCGAGACGATCGTGACCGTGGAGGAAAATCTCCTGACCGGTGGATTTGGTTCCCAGGTAGCTCTCTACGCGGCCTCACGTCTCCGTCCTGGGAGCAGGATTTTCCATCTGGGGATCCCGGACCGGTTTATCAAACAGGCCAGGCGCAATGTAATTCTCGACCGCCTGGGCCTTTCACCCGCCGGAATCCATTCCTTCGTCAAGAGTGCGATAGCCGAGCGCGTCAATGAACATAGCGTTAAAGGCTAA
- a CDS encoding NAD(+)/NADH kinase, translating to MNIALKANIYHKDLRRELERCLDFLADKGVDVWIGSELTEFVPGRNLPVLDSDKGLPEDISLVLALGGDGTVLAAARQAVGTRVPVFSVNLGHFGFLTASSLEEFPEHFERVMSGDYEVEERMMLAAEVISPGGGTRSFTALNDVVLHKGALARPILIDIKAGDDLVGVFPADGVIVSTPTGSTAYSLSAAGPILFPLMNAIAVTPICPHTLAVRPFVVPAEYPVTLCERSSHQDVLLTVDGQLGVSVREEDVVRVTRSADVTLLVKSFEGSFFSLLRSKLKWGERERNRH from the coding sequence ATGAACATAGCGTTAAAGGCTAACATCTACCACAAGGACCTCCGCCGCGAGCTGGAGCGCTGCCTGGACTTCCTCGCCGACAAGGGCGTGGACGTCTGGATCGGCAGCGAGTTGACGGAGTTTGTGCCCGGGCGTAACCTGCCCGTGCTCGACAGCGACAAGGGCTTGCCGGAGGATATCTCGCTGGTCCTGGCATTGGGCGGTGATGGTACGGTGCTGGCGGCCGCCCGGCAGGCTGTCGGGACCCGTGTGCCGGTTTTCAGCGTGAATCTCGGCCATTTCGGTTTCCTCACGGCCAGCTCGCTCGAGGAATTTCCGGAGCATTTCGAGCGGGTCATGTCAGGTGATTACGAGGTCGAGGAGCGGATGATGCTGGCCGCGGAAGTAATCAGTCCCGGCGGCGGGACCCGCAGTTTTACCGCTCTTAACGACGTTGTCCTGCACAAGGGCGCCCTGGCCCGGCCGATCCTGATCGACATCAAGGCCGGAGACGACCTGGTCGGCGTGTTCCCGGCCGATGGCGTGATTGTGTCGACCCCTACCGGGTCAACGGCGTACTCGCTGTCCGCGGCCGGTCCGATCCTGTTCCCGCTGATGAACGCTATCGCGGTCACTCCAATCTGCCCCCACACTCTGGCCGTGCGCCCGTTTGTCGTCCCCGCGGAATATCCCGTCACTCTCTGCGAGCGCTCCTCGCACCAGGACGTGCTGCTCACCGTGGACGGCCAGCTTGGCGTAAGTGTCCGCGAAGAGGACGTGGTGCGTGTCACGCGCTCGGCCGATGTTACCCTGCTGGTCAAATCTTTCGAAGGATCATTCTTCTCACTCCTGCGCAGCAAGCTCAAATGGGGGGAGAGGGAAAGAAATCGACACTGA
- the recN gene encoding DNA repair protein RecN, giving the protein MLSLLRVTDFILFGRVDIEFGDHLNVISGETGAGKSILLGAVEMLLGGDVSGGMIRTGADRAVVEGLFYLDCDLRGELVGEGLLEDDPGEELIVRRELNAATGRSRCFVNGALANLPLLRSLAERLIQVHGQQEHQLLARGTHQLELLDSFAGLAASRHEFASRLARYRKIDRQAEQIRRKLEQGERERELSRFQLEEIEQAGISAEQEAGHEEELKVLENAEKIIEELSRLLAALEGDPSAAGSSLIGELGAQRKGLEELAGMMSRAGPLLEQYDSARFALDEVTAGLRELEQRVEQNPSRLEEIRARLDEYYRLKKKYGPEVADVLATADRLREELAGAERGESELESLETERARLRDNLRELAGKLSDERRRSARGLEREVTARLGGLGMAGGRFEAGFQPVTEDGDTGDYLTTGNDRVTFLLSTNPGVPLMPLAEVASGGELSRIMLAIKSTLAEVEEPSTMIFDEVDAGIGGKVGGMVGAYLAEIARRSQVLVITHLASIAALADTHLVVEKAAEGERTETRVRILNNGDRPGEIARMLGGDSGSATSLAHAVQILESAGKGIGTSR; this is encoded by the coding sequence ATGCTGAGCCTGTTACGCGTAACGGACTTCATCCTCTTCGGCCGGGTCGATATCGAATTCGGCGACCACCTCAACGTGATCTCCGGCGAAACCGGCGCTGGTAAATCTATCCTGCTCGGAGCGGTGGAAATGCTCCTCGGCGGCGATGTGAGCGGCGGAATGATCCGCACCGGCGCGGATAGAGCGGTGGTCGAGGGCTTGTTTTACCTGGACTGCGATCTGCGCGGCGAGCTTGTCGGTGAGGGCCTGCTGGAAGACGATCCGGGTGAGGAGCTGATTGTCCGCCGCGAGCTCAACGCCGCCACCGGGCGCAGCCGCTGCTTTGTCAACGGCGCGCTGGCCAACCTGCCCCTGCTGCGTTCTCTGGCCGAGCGCCTGATCCAGGTGCACGGCCAGCAGGAACACCAGTTACTCGCCCGGGGAACTCACCAGCTCGAACTGCTCGACAGTTTCGCCGGGCTGGCCGCAAGCCGCCATGAGTTCGCATCCCGGCTGGCCCGCTACCGCAAAATTGACCGGCAGGCAGAGCAGATTCGCCGGAAACTCGAGCAGGGTGAGCGGGAACGGGAACTCTCACGCTTCCAGCTCGAGGAGATCGAGCAAGCCGGGATCAGCGCGGAGCAGGAGGCCGGACACGAGGAAGAACTCAAGGTCCTGGAGAATGCGGAGAAGATAATCGAGGAACTCTCCCGTCTGCTGGCGGCCCTGGAGGGCGACCCCTCGGCAGCCGGGTCCAGCCTGATCGGAGAGCTTGGCGCGCAGCGCAAGGGGCTCGAGGAGCTGGCCGGGATGATGAGCAGGGCCGGACCGCTGCTCGAGCAGTACGACTCGGCCAGGTTTGCCCTGGACGAAGTGACTGCCGGTCTGCGGGAGCTCGAACAGAGGGTCGAGCAGAACCCCTCGCGGCTGGAGGAAATCCGCGCCCGCCTGGATGAATACTACAGGCTCAAGAAAAAGTATGGTCCTGAGGTGGCCGATGTGCTGGCCACGGCGGATCGCCTGCGGGAAGAACTCGCCGGGGCCGAACGCGGCGAAAGCGAGTTGGAGTCTCTTGAAACCGAGCGCGCCCGGCTCCGGGACAACCTTCGCGAGCTAGCAGGCAAGCTGAGCGATGAGCGGCGGCGCTCGGCCCGGGGTCTGGAGCGCGAAGTCACTGCGCGCCTCGGCGGTCTGGGTATGGCCGGCGGCCGGTTCGAGGCCGGGTTTCAGCCTGTCACGGAGGACGGAGACACCGGCGATTACTTGACCACCGGTAACGACAGGGTTACTTTTCTGCTTTCGACAAACCCCGGCGTGCCGTTGATGCCGCTGGCGGAAGTCGCCAGCGGCGGCGAACTGAGCCGGATCATGCTGGCGATCAAAAGCACCCTGGCCGAGGTCGAAGAACCCTCGACCATGATTTTCGATGAAGTCGACGCCGGAATCGGCGGCAAGGTGGGCGGGATGGTGGGCGCTTACCTGGCTGAGATCGCCCGCCGCAGTCAGGTCCTGGTAATCACTCACCTGGCAAGTATCGCCGCCTTGGCGGATACCCACCTCGTAGTGGAGAAGGCTGCCGAGGGTGAGCGGACCGAAACGCGGGTCAGGATATTGAACAACGGCGACCGCCCCGGGGAGATTGCCCGCATGCTTGGCGGGGACAGCGGCAGTGCGACCTCGCTGGCGCATGCAGTTCAAATCCTGGAGAGTGCTGGGAAAGGAATCGGTACGAGCCGATGA
- a CDS encoding CDP-alcohol phosphatidyltransferase family protein has product MRNMTDKKVPIPYTRIRELNVLTLSNFLSLLRVLLLPAIFFLLMKKTPLADRWALGLMVFAGLTDILDGWIARWRGTISSFGKIIDPLADKIFMIGVAVFLILLRGFPVWLFALMLVRDVVIVGGGATLIRRYKIVFPSNLWGKLYSFFLALLITAYTLSLSSRFILPLQAVVVGFLVISMFSYSVIVTRYIKTHHRHQRRGRLRKANGYSDPESAAAVSGEADNPTAGR; this is encoded by the coding sequence ATGAGGAACATGACGGACAAGAAAGTGCCGATCCCGTACACCAGGATCAGGGAACTGAATGTCCTTACCCTCTCCAATTTTCTGTCCCTGCTCAGGGTACTGCTGCTGCCCGCGATTTTTTTCCTGTTGATGAAGAAGACTCCGCTGGCGGACCGCTGGGCGCTGGGGCTGATGGTTTTCGCCGGGCTTACGGATATCCTCGACGGCTGGATCGCGCGCTGGCGTGGAACGATTTCCAGCTTCGGCAAGATTATCGACCCGCTGGCGGACAAAATATTCATGATCGGCGTGGCGGTGTTCCTGATCCTGCTGCGTGGTTTTCCGGTGTGGCTGTTCGCGCTGATGCTGGTCCGCGACGTGGTGATAGTCGGCGGGGGGGCCACCCTGATCCGCCGCTACAAGATCGTCTTTCCATCCAACCTCTGGGGTAAGCTCTACTCGTTTTTCCTGGCCCTGCTGATCACGGCATATACCCTGTCGCTGAGCAGCAGGTTTATTCTGCCGCTGCAGGCCGTGGTGGTGGGATTCCTCGTAATCTCGATGTTCAGTTACAGCGTTATCGTCACTCGTTATATCAAAACTCACCATCGTCACCAGAGAAGGGGCAGGCTGCGCAAGGCGAACGGGTATTCCGACCCGGAAAGCGCGGCGGCCGTGTCCGGTGAAGCGGACAACCCCACGGCAGGGAGGTAG
- a CDS encoding adenosine monophosphate-protein transferase, which produces MTLSSVKIRIPEGTNVVIGQSHFIKTVEDLYEVLATSGISLKFGIAFCEASQDRLVRWDGNDRELIDTAVANAQAIAAGHVFVVLLRDGFPINVLNQIKNCPEVCRVFCATANPLEVIVVEREQGRGVVGVVDGVSPAGVETEDDQAVRREFLRKIGYKR; this is translated from the coding sequence ATGACTCTCAGTTCGGTCAAAATCCGGATTCCGGAAGGCACCAACGTCGTTATCGGCCAGAGCCACTTTATCAAGACAGTCGAGGACCTGTACGAGGTCCTGGCGACCAGCGGCATCTCGCTCAAGTTCGGGATCGCTTTCTGCGAGGCCAGTCAGGACCGGCTTGTGCGCTGGGACGGCAACGACAGGGAACTGATCGACACGGCGGTGGCCAATGCCCAGGCGATCGCCGCCGGCCACGTGTTCGTGGTGCTGCTGCGCGACGGGTTCCCGATCAACGTACTCAACCAGATCAAAAACTGCCCCGAGGTCTGCCGGGTTTTCTGCGCGACAGCCAACCCCCTGGAGGTGATCGTGGTCGAGCGGGAGCAGGGGCGCGGTGTGGTGGGGGTGGTGGACGGCGTCTCGCCGGCGGGAGTGGAAACCGAAGACGACCAGGCGGTGCGCCGTGAGTTCCTGCGCAAGATCGGGTACAAGCGCTGA